From the Butyrivibrio fibrisolvens genome, one window contains:
- a CDS encoding ABC transporter substrate-binding protein, translated as MKQKRLLALLTAMTMTASLMGCSGASNEGSGADDTTGSTAADTTGSSTDTGSDAVTSGDGSGLSYTSLNLDDYTDLTASIKFLHHKTDRQEDGTMDSMIAAFNEKFPNITVTTEAVTDYAEDALLRLSTGDWGDVMFIPAVDKTDLSTYFMPLDTLDNLSQELNFVDAWEFGGNCYGIPYMANAQGVLYNKSVFEAAGISDLPTTPDELIADLQLIKDNTDAIPLYTNYAAGWTMGAWDAYVGIVSNGDNTYMNQKLVHTAEPFTNPGDGTGAYSVYKILYDAVEQGLIEDDYTTTDWEGCKGMLNRGEIGVMVLGSWAYAQMQEAGDKPEDVGYMPFPITVNGTQYVSAGGDYNYGINVNSSDENKLASLVFVKWMVEESNWCYNEGGYTVVKGGENPEMYAAFDGCEVLSDQPALSGEETFLNDMNAESELSINAGGNDKVQRIVEAAATGSESFDDIMADWNQKWQDAQEELEIEVLY; from the coding sequence ATGAAACAAAAAAGATTATTGGCACTTCTGACAGCTATGACTATGACGGCTTCTCTTATGGGATGTTCAGGTGCTTCTAATGAAGGCTCTGGAGCAGATGATACCACAGGCAGCACTGCAGCTGATACAACAGGCTCATCTACTGATACAGGTAGTGACGCTGTAACATCCGGTGATGGAAGCGGACTTTCTTACACTTCTTTAAATCTGGATGATTATACAGATCTTACAGCTTCCATTAAGTTCCTTCATCACAAGACAGACCGTCAGGAAGATGGAACTATGGATTCAATGATCGCTGCTTTTAATGAGAAGTTCCCTAACATAACAGTAACTACAGAAGCTGTTACAGACTATGCTGAGGATGCACTTCTTCGTCTTTCTACAGGTGACTGGGGCGATGTCATGTTTATCCCTGCAGTTGATAAGACAGATCTTTCTACATATTTTATGCCTCTTGATACACTTGATAACCTGTCACAGGAGCTTAACTTTGTAGATGCATGGGAGTTTGGTGGTAACTGCTATGGTATTCCATATATGGCCAATGCTCAGGGAGTTCTTTATAACAAGAGTGTATTCGAGGCGGCAGGTATTAGCGATCTTCCGACAACTCCTGATGAACTCATAGCTGATCTTCAGCTTATTAAGGACAATACAGATGCTATACCTCTTTATACTAACTATGCTGCAGGCTGGACTATGGGTGCCTGGGATGCATATGTTGGAATCGTATCAAACGGCGACAACACTTACATGAACCAGAAGCTCGTTCATACAGCTGAGCCATTTACAAATCCCGGAGACGGAACAGGCGCTTACAGCGTATACAAGATCCTGTATGATGCAGTAGAACAGGGACTTATCGAAGATGACTATACAACAACTGACTGGGAAGGCTGCAAAGGCATGCTCAACAGAGGTGAGATCGGTGTCATGGTACTTGGATCATGGGCATATGCTCAGATGCAGGAAGCAGGAGATAAGCCTGAAGATGTTGGATACATGCCATTCCCTATCACAGTTAATGGTACACAGTATGTAAGCGCAGGTGGCGACTACAACTATGGTATCAATGTTAACTCATCAGATGAGAACAAGCTTGCATCACTTGTATTTGTAAAGTGGATGGTTGAAGAGTCGAACTGGTGCTACAACGAAGGCGGCTACACAGTAGTTAAGGGAGGCGAGAATCCTGAGATGTATGCTGCATTTGATGGATGTGAAGTTCTTTCAGATCAGCCTGCACTTTCAGGTGAAGAGACATTCCTTAATGATATGAATGCAGAGTCTGAGCTTTCTATCAATGCGGGCGGCAATGACAAGGTTCAGAGAATCGTAGAGGCAGCAGCTACAGGTTCAGAGAGCTTTGATGATATCATGGCTGACTGGAATCAGAAGTGGCAGGATGCTCAGGAAGAGCTTGAAATTGAAGTGCTCTATTAA
- a CDS encoding SGNH/GDSL hydrolase family protein codes for MITFDKENAIADHGDTKRMRRLFEKLEEGRNVTICFLGGSITQGSLSSKPTTCYAYKVYEWFKGRFPKADIEYVNAGVGGTTSVFGAARADRDVLSYDPDLVVVEFSVNDECNEYFMESYEGLIRKLLYSKSEPAVICLYNFFYENGKTAQRLHSKVARHYRLPAASMQGAIYQDILSGKIEDIALLSPDGLHPNDEGHDLVSRVVINLVQSIYEEYSESSYNAGMVSDDGESGNESADNNVTGTCYAPSPLTANSFESARRLDNRDYEPVLQGFDTDTTPQTCVADCFKNGWLGKSKGDKIIFDLSGEYECTGIAVQYAKTMKRPAPVVEVRVDDESYVIDSAFDETWGDLLDIRQLFVHRDKKPRKFEIEVIDDKNGKAVPFNLVSIIITMQ; via the coding sequence ATGATTACATTTGATAAAGAAAATGCCATAGCAGATCATGGCGATACCAAAAGAATGCGCAGGCTTTTTGAAAAGCTTGAAGAAGGCAGGAATGTAACAATATGCTTCCTTGGGGGATCCATAACTCAGGGAAGCCTTTCATCAAAACCTACTACCTGCTATGCCTATAAAGTATACGAATGGTTCAAGGGGAGGTTCCCTAAAGCTGACATAGAGTATGTAAATGCAGGAGTAGGCGGTACTACTTCAGTATTTGGCGCAGCAAGAGCTGACAGAGATGTACTCTCATATGATCCTGATCTTGTAGTTGTAGAGTTCTCTGTCAATGACGAGTGCAATGAATATTTCATGGAAAGCTATGAAGGCCTTATAAGAAAGCTTTTATATAGTAAGAGCGAACCCGCTGTTATATGCCTTTACAATTTTTTCTATGAAAATGGTAAAACAGCTCAAAGGCTTCATTCCAAAGTAGCAAGGCACTATCGTCTCCCTGCGGCATCAATGCAGGGTGCTATCTATCAGGATATATTAAGCGGCAAGATAGAAGATATAGCGTTATTATCTCCTGACGGACTTCATCCCAATGATGAAGGACATGATCTTGTAAGCCGCGTTGTTATAAACCTCGTGCAGAGTATATACGAAGAATACAGTGAGAGTAGCTATAATGCAGGCATGGTATCAGATGATGGTGAATCTGGTAATGAAAGTGCTGATAACAACGTAACCGGGACTTGCTATGCTCCTTCGCCGCTTACCGCAAACTCTTTTGAATCAGCCAGAAGGCTTGATAACAGAGACTACGAACCTGTCCTTCAGGGCTTTGATACTGATACAACGCCTCAAACCTGCGTTGCTGACTGCTTCAAGAACGGATGGCTGGGGAAGTCTAAGGGTGATAAGATCATCTTCGATCTAAGCGGCGAGTACGAGTGTACAGGTATAGCAGTTCAGTATGCTAAGACTATGAAGCGTCCTGCACCTGTTGTAGAAGTAAGAGTAGACGATGAGAGCTATGTGATTGACAGCGCTTTTGACGAGACCTGGGGAGATCTTCTTGATATCAGACAGCTCTTTGTACATAGAGATAAGAAGCCCAGGAAGTTTGAAATCGAAGTAATAGATGATAAAAATGGAAAAGCTGTTCCATTTAACCTGGTTTCGATTATAATAACTATGCAGTGA
- a CDS encoding glycosidase, with translation MIHEKYYELLKEQEELINRPNKKSSFYNGIYDRYEYPVLTREHAPIFWRYDLNKETNPYFMERLGINAVMNSGAIYLNGKYYLVARVEGADRKSFFAVAESDKGTEGFKFWDYPVVLPDTVADETNVYDMRLTQHEDGYIYGVFCSESKDTTSSDLSAAVAQAGIVRTKDLKTWERLPNLVTKRSPQQRNVVLHPEFVEGKYAFYTRPMDDFIETGSGSGIGFGLCEDIEHPVIDEEKMTSIRRYHQITEAKNGAGAVPIKTDRGWIHIAHGVRNTAAGLRYVIYAFATDLHDPSKVIAEPSGLLIGPRQGERVGDVSNVVFTNGAIVNEKNEVYIYYASSDTRLHVATTTIDKLIDYVFNTPQDPGRSPDCVKQRCGLISENLKLLGKE, from the coding sequence ATGATACACGAAAAATATTATGAACTTCTCAAAGAGCAGGAAGAACTGATTAATAGACCTAATAAAAAGAGTTCTTTTTATAACGGGATCTATGACAGATATGAATATCCTGTTCTTACAAGAGAACATGCACCTATCTTCTGGAGATATGACTTAAACAAAGAGACCAATCCATATTTTATGGAAAGACTTGGTATTAACGCAGTCATGAACTCAGGTGCCATATATCTTAACGGCAAGTACTACCTTGTAGCAAGAGTAGAAGGTGCTGACAGAAAGTCTTTTTTTGCAGTAGCAGAGAGTGATAAGGGAACAGAGGGCTTTAAGTTCTGGGATTATCCGGTAGTCCTTCCTGATACTGTGGCAGATGAGACCAATGTATATGATATGAGACTTACCCAGCACGAAGACGGCTATATCTACGGAGTATTCTGCTCTGAGTCCAAGGATACTACAAGTAGCGATCTCTCTGCAGCTGTAGCTCAGGCAGGAATAGTCAGAACCAAGGATCTAAAGACCTGGGAGAGACTTCCTAACCTTGTGACAAAGCGCTCACCTCAGCAGAGGAACGTGGTCCTTCATCCAGAATTTGTAGAGGGCAAGTATGCATTCTATACAAGACCTATGGACGACTTCATAGAAACAGGATCAGGAAGCGGTATAGGATTTGGACTGTGCGAGGATATAGAACATCCTGTTATCGATGAAGAGAAGATGACCAGCATCAGAAGATATCATCAGATAACTGAAGCTAAAAACGGAGCAGGTGCTGTGCCTATTAAGACAGATAGGGGCTGGATCCACATAGCACACGGCGTAAGGAATACGGCAGCAGGTCTTAGATATGTCATCTACGCATTTGCAACAGATCTTCATGACCCGTCCAAAGTCATCGCTGAGCCGTCTGGCCTTCTCATAGGACCAAGACAGGGAGAGAGAGTCGGAGATGTCAGCAATGTAGTATTCACTAATGGCGCTATTGTTAATGAGAAAAATGAAGTATATATCTACTACGCTTCATCTGATACAAGACTTCACGTTGCTACAACTACAATTGATAAGCTTATCGACTATGTATTCAATACGCCTCAGGATCCGGGCAGAAGCCCTGACTGTGTGAAGCAAAGATGCGGACTTATAAGCGAGAATTTAAAGCTACTTGGTAAGGAATGA
- a CDS encoding glycoside hydrolase family 130 protein produces the protein MSKYKMISEPLKNIPWQEGPEKFDGAPVWRYKENPIINRNPIPGVARIFNSAVMPYEGKFIGVFRGEQTNGIPYIYLGHSEDAIHWDFETNKIPFVDKDGNPFMPRYAYDPRLVKVEDTYYIIWCQDFYGASIGMAKTKDFKTFERLENPFIPFNRNAVLFPRKINGKFMLLSRPSDSGHTPFGDIFLSESPDMEYWGHHRHVMERSPEWWESVKIGGGAAPIETSEGWLMFYHGVSSTCNGFVYSIGAAILDIDNPSKVKYRCETFILTPEEWYEERGFVPNVCFPCATLHDSETGRIAIYYGAADSYVALAFTRLDDIIDYVKEHSVVRESDTELGIR, from the coding sequence ATGTCAAAATATAAAATGATCAGTGAACCATTAAAAAACATCCCATGGCAGGAAGGACCTGAAAAGTTCGACGGTGCACCTGTTTGGAGATACAAAGAGAACCCTATTATAAATAGGAACCCTATTCCGGGTGTTGCACGTATTTTTAACAGTGCTGTTATGCCTTATGAAGGCAAGTTCATTGGAGTATTCAGAGGAGAGCAGACCAACGGTATCCCTTATATATACCTTGGACATAGCGAAGATGCAATTCACTGGGATTTTGAAACCAATAAGATCCCATTCGTAGACAAGGATGGCAATCCTTTCATGCCAAGATATGCTTATGATCCAAGACTTGTTAAGGTTGAGGATACCTACTATATCATCTGGTGCCAGGATTTCTACGGCGCATCTATCGGCATGGCTAAAACCAAGGATTTCAAGACTTTCGAAAGACTTGAAAACCCATTCATTCCTTTTAACAGAAATGCAGTTCTTTTCCCAAGGAAAATAAATGGAAAGTTCATGCTGCTCTCAAGACCATCTGACAGCGGACATACACCATTTGGCGATATCTTCCTGTCAGAGAGCCCTGACATGGAATACTGGGGACACCACAGACATGTTATGGAGAGATCTCCTGAGTGGTGGGAATCAGTTAAGATCGGCGGAGGCGCAGCTCCTATCGAGACTTCAGAAGGCTGGCTTATGTTCTATCACGGCGTTAGCAGCACCTGCAACGGTTTCGTATATTCTATCGGCGCAGCAATCCTTGATATCGACAACCCTTCTAAAGTTAAGTACCGCTGTGAGACATTCATCTTAACTCCTGAAGAGTGGTATGAGGAGAGAGGCTTTGTTCCTAACGTATGCTTCCCTTGTGCTACACTTCATGACAGCGAGACAGGCAGGATCGCTATCTACTACGGCGCTGCAGACAGCTACGTAGCACTTGCGTTTACTAGACTTGACGATATCATTGATTATGTCAAAGAGCATTCTGTAGTTCGTGAAAGCGACACAGAGCTTGGAATAAGATAA
- a CDS encoding carbohydrate ABC transporter permease gives MKKKRTFKQWLSSRDGQKVLVMFAFMVVPLLLLFVFTYLPFGKMFSFSFYNMKYVGDRKFVGFKNYLKVFERDDCFGALKLSLYYMLGSVVQLVLALYLATILSFKVKGGNIFKGFMFFPFLINGIAIGFIFKFFYTRGFVFDTVLQWCGFNLDNLPYWLKDQSINNFSLVGTSVWRYFGQNMVLFIGAIMSVDAELYEAAMLDGANRFQQFRYIIMPSIKTIITLNVILSITGSLSAFEPPFVITDGANGTGTYFIVMHQIAHTQQKVGLASAMAIVLLIIIFIVTILQKLFFKYVFRNAEDEDPRAARKREKAIARSIKRHSGNVSAGGR, from the coding sequence ATGAAAAAAAAGAGGACATTTAAACAATGGCTAAGTAGCAGAGACGGGCAGAAAGTTCTTGTAATGTTCGCATTTATGGTTGTTCCGCTGCTTCTTTTGTTTGTTTTTACATATCTGCCTTTTGGCAAGATGTTTAGTTTTAGTTTTTACAACATGAAATATGTCGGAGATAGGAAGTTTGTTGGTTTTAAGAACTATCTCAAAGTATTTGAAAGAGACGACTGCTTTGGAGCATTGAAGCTTAGTTTGTACTATATGCTGGGTTCTGTTGTTCAGCTGGTTCTTGCTTTATATCTTGCAACTATACTCAGCTTTAAGGTTAAGGGAGGCAATATTTTCAAGGGCTTTATGTTTTTTCCCTTCCTGATAAATGGTATTGCTATCGGCTTTATCTTCAAGTTTTTCTATACAAGGGGATTCGTATTCGATACAGTCCTTCAGTGGTGCGGTTTCAATCTTGATAACCTGCCTTACTGGCTCAAAGATCAGAGCATCAATAACTTCTCGCTGGTGGGAACATCCGTATGGAGATACTTTGGTCAGAATATGGTCCTGTTCATAGGTGCGATCATGTCTGTCGATGCAGAACTCTATGAAGCTGCAATGCTTGATGGAGCTAATAGATTCCAGCAGTTCAGGTATATCATCATGCCAAGTATCAAGACGATCATAACACTTAACGTGATTCTCTCCATCACAGGTTCACTTAGTGCCTTCGAGCCGCCTTTTGTTATCACAGACGGTGCCAATGGTACAGGAACATACTTTATCGTAATGCATCAGATCGCTCATACTCAGCAGAAGGTTGGTCTTGCATCTGCTATGGCTATCGTCCTTCTTATCATCATATTTATAGTGACGATCCTGCAGAAACTCTTCTTTAAATATGTATTCAGGAATGCAGAGGACGAGGATCCCAGGGCAGCAAGGAAAAGAGAAAAAGCCATCGCAAGAAGTATCAAAAGACATTCCGGTAATGTAAGTGCGGGAGGAAGATAA
- a CDS encoding AGE family epimerase/isomerase, producing the protein MVDRIRQHLTHDIIPFWKSLRDDEYGGYYGFLDYDHNLDRKAVKGCILNSRILWFFSSAYTLLKDESLLDEARHAYEFMTEHCIDKTYGGIYWSMTYEGDVFDATKHTYNQAFAIYALSAYFEASRDVRALDLAEELFNLIETKCKDKIGYKEASNEKFIEAKNDKLSENGVMADRTMNTLLHVLEAYTELYRVGRDIKVKKCLEDILSLWADKIYNPELKRQEVFFDNNYRSLIDLHSYGHDIETSWLIDRAVEVIDEDHKLCDRIQPITKALCDKIYEVAFDGHSLAYENDRGKVNTGRVWWVQAETVVGFINAYQKSGELDTKYLDAAKNCLDFIFDHVVDRRTDFVTGSLDADDKLSGKAHNGGDSEISSIIKGTEWYYEVTQDGDPVKNLPIVEPWKCPYHNGRMCIEIIRRMQ; encoded by the coding sequence ATGGTAGATAGAATAAGACAGCATCTGACACATGACATCATTCCTTTCTGGAAGAGCCTTAGAGATGATGAATACGGCGGATATTACGGATTTCTTGACTATGATCACAACCTGGACCGTAAAGCTGTGAAAGGATGCATATTAAACAGTAGGATCTTATGGTTTTTCTCAAGTGCATATACTCTTTTAAAGGATGAATCACTTCTTGATGAGGCTCGTCATGCTTATGAATTCATGACAGAGCATTGCATAGACAAGACCTATGGCGGGATCTACTGGTCCATGACCTATGAAGGGGATGTGTTTGATGCTACCAAGCATACATACAATCAGGCTTTTGCCATATATGCGCTGTCAGCATATTTTGAAGCATCCAGAGACGTAAGAGCTCTAGACCTTGCTGAGGAACTTTTTAACTTAATTGAGACTAAATGTAAGGATAAAATTGGTTATAAAGAAGCATCCAATGAGAAGTTTATTGAAGCTAAAAATGATAAACTATCTGAAAACGGAGTTATGGCTGACAGGACTATGAACACACTTCTTCATGTTCTGGAAGCATACACAGAGCTTTACAGAGTTGGAAGAGATATTAAGGTAAAAAAGTGTCTTGAGGACATCCTAAGCTTATGGGCTGATAAGATTTATAATCCAGAGCTAAAAAGGCAGGAAGTTTTCTTCGATAATAATTACAGGTCACTAATAGATCTGCATAGCTATGGACATGATATCGAAACCTCATGGCTTATAGACAGGGCAGTGGAAGTTATTGATGAAGACCACAAGCTTTGTGACAGGATACAGCCTATAACCAAGGCCCTCTGCGATAAGATCTATGAAGTAGCTTTTGACGGACATTCTCTTGCCTATGAGAATGACAGAGGCAAGGTCAATACAGGAAGAGTCTGGTGGGTTCAGGCTGAGACTGTAGTAGGCTTTATAAATGCTTATCAGAAGTCAGGAGAGCTTGATACTAAATATCTTGACGCGGCTAAAAACTGCCTTGATTTTATATTCGATCACGTCGTTGATAGAAGGACTGACTTTGTAACAGGTAGCCTGGATGCAGATGATAAACTGTCAGGCAAGGCTCATAACGGCGGAGATAGTGAGATATCCTCAATAATAAAAGGCACAGAGTGGTACTACGAGGTTACGCAGGATGGCGATCCTGTTAAGAATCTTCCAATAGTAGAGCCTTGGAAGTGCCCCTATCACAACGGCAGGATGTGCATCGAGATTATAAGAAGGATGCAATAG
- a CDS encoding carbohydrate ABC transporter permease: MNVIYKLGRNILTFLKYLSLVFFSFAAVLPVVSCFITAFKTDQEYQTTNVMTMPANWFNFDNFVQAFQKANMGRAFINSTIILICVLFFSVMIGTQLAYVLNRFKFFGNTIIRALFLFASQLPGVAMQIAVYEIMYKLGFINSLVGYIIMMCGTDIISIYIYIQFFENIDYSLDESAIIDGANYFTIFYKVLFPLLKPAIVTSCILKGVGTYNEYYCASLYLQDKNRYATVATSLYTFVGPLGSKYNLICAGVIISLLPALIVFILCQKQIYSGLTAGAVKG; encoded by the coding sequence ATGAACGTGATCTATAAACTGGGAAGAAATATCCTGACCTTTTTAAAATATCTATCGCTTGTATTCTTTTCATTTGCAGCGGTACTTCCTGTAGTATCCTGTTTCATCACAGCTTTTAAGACTGATCAGGAATACCAGACAACCAATGTAATGACTATGCCAGCTAACTGGTTTAACTTTGACAATTTCGTGCAGGCTTTTCAAAAAGCAAACATGGGCAGAGCATTTATAAACTCAACAATCATACTGATCTGCGTACTCTTTTTCTCAGTAATGATAGGAACTCAGCTTGCTTATGTCCTTAACAGGTTCAAGTTCTTTGGCAATACTATCATAAGAGCGCTGTTCTTGTTTGCATCCCAGCTTCCCGGAGTTGCTATGCAGATCGCCGTATACGAGATCATGTACAAGCTTGGATTCATCAATTCACTTGTCGGATACATCATCATGATGTGCGGTACAGATATCATATCGATATACATATACATCCAGTTTTTTGAGAATATCGACTATTCGCTTGATGAATCTGCGATCATAGACGGAGCCAATTACTTCACTATCTTCTATAAAGTGCTGTTCCCTCTGTTAAAGCCTGCTATAGTTACAAGTTGTATATTAAAAGGCGTAGGAACATACAATGAGTATTATTGCGCCAGCCTGTATCTTCAGGACAAGAACAGATACGCAACTGTCGCAACCTCCCTGTATACCTTCGTAGGACCTCTTGGAAGTAAATATAACCTTATATGCGCAGGCGTTATCATATCACTTCTTCCTGCACTTATAGTATTCATCCTGTGCCAGAAGCAGATATATTCCGGACTTACAGCGGGAGCGGTTAAGGGGTAA
- a CDS encoding LacI family DNA-binding transcriptional regulator: MSKKITMSDIAKELGISTVTVSKALSGQKGVGEQMRQRIIEIANERGYQKSVSIEANESYKIGVLIGSRYVGNIDSFYGHMYQIFSAKAAKIGSFTMLEILSDDDEKNLVYPKIIGDGNVDAVVIMGALGEEYLNMLDEKLGTPTFYMDFTDRKHKKDSVISGSFYGSYILTNYLFDKGHTQIGYVGTVLSTPSITDRYLGYVRAMMEHGIDIKKEWILNDRSINNDKVDIENNLVLPKGKLPTAFVCNCDLTANVFMQYLKVKGYKVPEDISIVGYDDFLFADVSSIGITTYKVDMDEMVKRTLKRITHVLRGEKYRGGLSIVEGYLIERDSVKDLNRSKK; the protein is encoded by the coding sequence ATGTCTAAGAAAATAACAATGTCGGATATCGCCAAGGAACTTGGAATAAGTACTGTAACTGTATCCAAGGCTCTGTCAGGGCAAAAGGGCGTTGGAGAACAGATGCGTCAGAGAATCATAGAAATTGCCAATGAAAGAGGCTATCAAAAGTCAGTATCTATTGAAGCCAATGAAAGCTATAAGATAGGAGTTCTTATAGGTTCAAGATACGTTGGTAATATTGACTCTTTTTACGGGCATATGTATCAGATTTTCTCTGCCAAAGCGGCTAAGATAGGCTCTTTTACCATGCTGGAGATACTAAGCGATGATGATGAGAAGAACCTGGTATATCCCAAGATAATAGGTGATGGCAATGTCGATGCTGTAGTTATAATGGGGGCTCTTGGCGAAGAGTATCTTAATATGCTTGATGAAAAGCTTGGAACCCCCACCTTCTATATGGACTTTACTGATAGAAAACATAAAAAAGATTCTGTAATATCAGGCAGTTTCTATGGCTCGTATATTCTGACCAATTATCTTTTTGATAAAGGACATACCCAGATAGGATATGTAGGTACTGTCCTGTCGACGCCTTCTATAACAGACAGATATCTTGGATATGTCAGAGCTATGATGGAACATGGTATTGATATCAAAAAGGAATGGATCTTAAATGACAGAAGCATCAACAATGACAAGGTGGATATTGAGAACAATCTGGTGCTTCCTAAAGGTAAGCTCCCTACAGCTTTTGTATGTAACTGCGACTTAACTGCCAATGTGTTCATGCAATATCTTAAGGTTAAGGGATATAAGGTACCTGAAGATATATCTATTGTTGGTTATGATGACTTCCTCTTTGCAGACGTGTCATCCATAGGCATCACCACTTACAAGGTTGATATGGATGAGATGGTCAAGAGAACACTTAAGAGGATAACCCACGTACTTAGAGGTGAGAAGTACCGCGGCGGACTTAGTATCGTAGAGGGCTACCTTATAGAACGAGACAGTGTCAAAGACCTTAACAGAAGCAAGAAATGA